In a genomic window of Gloeocapsopsis dulcis:
- a CDS encoding glutaredoxin family protein has translation MRLILYSKPGCHLCEGLQEKLAQIHSFSFDLEVRDITTRADWFQTYQYEIPVICRDNNGKEEQLPRPSPRATVSHLEQLLQKYLKTHSSE, from the coding sequence ATGCGATTAATCTTATACAGTAAGCCAGGTTGCCATTTATGCGAAGGATTACAAGAAAAATTGGCACAAATTCACTCATTCAGCTTTGATTTGGAAGTTCGGGACATCACAACCCGTGCAGATTGGTTTCAAACCTATCAGTACGAAATTCCAGTCATCTGTAGAGACAACAATGGTAAAGAAGAACAACTTCCTCGTCCTTCTCCTCGCGCTACAGTGTCACACTTGGAGCAATTGCTACAGAAATATCTCAAAACTCATAGTTCAGAGTAA
- the cysH gene encoding phosphoadenosine phosphosulfate reductase, with product MSFSVESRIQTDNFDLEQLNQRFDTAHPREILAWCVEHILEGLVQTSAFNVDDIVITDIFYRDLKQTVPVIFLDTLHHFPQSLELVAKAKEIYNLDLRIYKTPDVDTREAFAAKYGEALWDKDIEKFHHLTKIEPLQRGLDELNTVAWITGRRRDQAVTRAQMPVFEVDAQQRLKVNPLASWKRKDSWNYVFQHGVIYNPLHDQGYPSIGDEPITSPVAEGEDERAGRWRGTGKTECGIHI from the coding sequence ATGAGCTTTTCCGTTGAATCTCGTATCCAAACTGATAATTTTGATTTAGAGCAACTTAACCAGAGATTTGATACTGCTCATCCGAGAGAAATTTTAGCTTGGTGCGTTGAGCATATTTTAGAAGGATTGGTGCAAACGAGTGCTTTTAATGTTGATGATATAGTTATCACTGATATTTTCTACCGCGACCTTAAACAAACAGTTCCAGTGATTTTCCTCGACACATTGCATCACTTTCCCCAATCCTTAGAATTAGTTGCCAAAGCCAAAGAGATTTACAACCTCGACTTGAGAATCTACAAAACTCCTGACGTAGACACGCGGGAAGCTTTTGCCGCTAAATATGGTGAAGCCCTATGGGATAAAGATATTGAGAAATTTCACCACCTCACAAAGATTGAACCATTGCAGCGTGGTTTAGATGAACTTAATACGGTTGCGTGGATTACAGGACGGCGTCGCGATCAAGCTGTTACCCGTGCCCAGATGCCAGTATTTGAAGTAGATGCTCAACAGCGTCTCAAAGTCAACCCCTTAGCGAGTTGGAAGCGGAAAGATTCTTGGAATTATGTCTTCCAACATGGTGTGATTTACAACCCACTCCACGATCAAGGTTATCCCAGCATTGGCGATGAACCAATTACGTCCCCTGTTGCTGAAGGCGAAGACGAACGTGCCGGACGCTGGCGCGGTACAGGTAAAACTGAATGCGGAATTCATATCTAA
- the sbcD gene encoding exonuclease subunit SbcD: protein MLKILHLSDIHMGSSFSHGRIDPLTGTNTRLEDFVKTLTRCIDRALSEPVDLVVFGGDAFPDATPPPFVQEKFASQFRRLVDAQVPTVLLVGNHDQHSQGQGGASLCIYRTLGVPGFVVGDRLMTHQIQTRNGPIQIISLPWLTRSTLLTRPETEGMSLAEVNQLLIDRLRVALEGEIRSLNPEVPTVLLGHLMVDNASYGAERFLAVGKGFTVPLSLLARPCFDYVALGHVHRHQNLNKSNDPPIIYPGSIERVDFSEEKEDKGFVMVELERGKVHWEFCPLPVRTFCTIEVDVSNAADPQEKILKAIAKKNIDDAVVRLIYKLRSDQLDQIDTTLLHRTLNSAHTYTIQPELISQLARPRIPELGASSSIDPIEALRTYLNNREDLKEISAPMLEAAQKLISAETEWLDFNLDTPEPNQASGEHLEGQLRLL from the coding sequence ATGCTCAAAATCCTCCATCTATCCGACATCCACATGGGAAGTAGCTTCTCCCACGGACGCATTGACCCCCTAACTGGTACCAATACACGACTGGAGGATTTTGTCAAGACACTTACGCGATGCATTGACCGTGCTTTATCTGAACCTGTTGACTTGGTTGTTTTTGGTGGTGATGCTTTTCCTGATGCAACGCCGCCACCATTTGTACAAGAAAAATTTGCCAGTCAGTTTCGCCGCCTGGTGGATGCTCAAGTTCCTACAGTATTGTTGGTGGGCAATCACGATCAACATTCACAAGGACAAGGTGGGGCAAGTTTGTGTATTTATCGGACTTTGGGAGTACCAGGATTTGTTGTAGGCGATCGCCTGATGACGCACCAGATCCAAACTCGTAATGGTCCAATTCAAATTATCTCGCTACCTTGGCTAACTCGTTCTACGCTACTGACGCGCCCCGAAACTGAAGGAATGTCTTTAGCCGAGGTCAATCAATTACTCATTGATCGTCTGCGAGTTGCACTTGAAGGCGAAATCCGCAGCCTTAACCCAGAAGTGCCAACCGTGTTATTAGGGCATTTGATGGTTGATAATGCTTCTTACGGTGCAGAGCGCTTTTTAGCAGTTGGAAAAGGCTTTACTGTTCCTCTGTCACTACTTGCTCGTCCCTGTTTTGATTATGTTGCCTTGGGACACGTCCACCGCCACCAAAATCTGAATAAATCGAATGATCCACCGATTATTTATCCAGGAAGTATTGAACGGGTGGATTTTAGTGAGGAAAAAGAAGACAAAGGCTTTGTGATGGTGGAACTCGAACGCGGTAAGGTGCACTGGGAATTTTGTCCTTTACCTGTGCGCACATTCTGCACAATTGAAGTTGATGTATCGAATGCTGCTGATCCGCAAGAGAAAATATTAAAGGCGATCGCTAAAAAAAATATTGATGATGCTGTCGTACGCCTTATTTATAAGCTGCGTTCTGACCAATTAGACCAAATTGATACAACATTGTTGCATCGTACTTTAAATTCAGCACATACTTACACAATTCAACCCGAACTCATTAGCCAACTTGCCCGTCCCCGCATCCCCGAACTAGGCGCAAGTAGTAGTATTGACCCCATAGAAGCACTAAGAACTTATCTAAATAATCGAGAAGATCTTAAAGAGATCTCAGCTCCGATGCTAGAGGCTGCACAAAAATTAATATCAGCCGAAACTGAATGGCTAGATTTTAATCTGGATACACCTGAGCCGAATCAAGCTTCAGGAGAACATCTTGAAGGACAACTCCGTTTACTTTAG
- a CDS encoding hybrid sensor histidine kinase/response regulator codes for MRWLDLSRYLKIANDDVYKNEGIGLHKLLIVPFVLQIFVAVAIVGYISLRNGQLAVNQLADQLMDKVNKLVDQHLNSYLATPHQINQLNVKAVQLGILDVYRFEDAGHYFWKQMQVFDVSYIGYALTTGELVASGRYLDGRGITIDELSSRTQGKAYTYATDSQGNRTTVLRVYENYQPLAEAWYTDTVKARKPTWTAVYTWDEPAEHLLITASCPLYDKNDRLLGVIGADFLLTKISKFLASIDISPTGKIFIIERNGLLIASSSQEKPLTVLQGKAQRLNVLHSQDALMQAMAQHIHDEFGGFAQIKRSQKLNVQYNHKRHFVHVTPWYDSLGLDWLVVTVVPESDFMAQINRNTQMTIALCLLALLVAIIVGLLTSQWIVRPIQKLSIASKAIASGDLNQSVKIEGVKELDVLSQSFNRMALQIKESLEQLEIRVEQRTAELKTAKQASEAASQAKGEFLAKMSHELRTPLNAILGFTKLMHLDASITAEQKENLKIIGRSGEHLLILINDVLDMSKIEAGCSVLNKKKFDLYTLLNSLEEMFQFKAQSKGLQLKVERTGEVPQFVYSDEIKLRQILINLLSNAIKFTPEGYVTVRLQAIEETPKGSPAFKTVYFEVKDTGLGIAPHELAILFEPFVQTETGRKSEQGTGLGLAIAKNFVQLMGGELTVNSQLGKGSSFQFNIRLELADSAEWQQSITRQVIGLALGQPTYRIVVADGHLAHRRILKQMLTNVGFEVREAENGQEAIALCQNWEPHLIWMDIQMPIVSDYEAIKQIKSHPTHQVIIVASAASTLEEDTLLAAGCDDILRKPVREHAIWQKLAQHLGVRYRYQTQRLTSQGEATLHNVLKTDSLNVMSPGWIAELRQAAAKLDAETLLQLINQIPSEHDFLAQALQQKVKNFDFDQLIDLAQSSSSL; via the coding sequence ATGAGGTGGTTGGACTTAAGTCGCTATCTGAAAATCGCCAACGATGATGTTTATAAAAACGAGGGAATTGGGTTACACAAGCTGCTAATTGTGCCATTTGTGCTACAAATCTTCGTTGCTGTAGCAATAGTTGGATATATTTCGCTACGTAATGGACAACTAGCCGTCAACCAACTTGCCGATCAGTTGATGGATAAAGTTAACAAACTCGTAGATCAACATCTTAATAGCTACTTAGCCACACCACATCAAATTAATCAGCTAAATGTCAAGGCAGTTCAACTAGGAATATTAGATGTATATCGCTTTGAAGATGCAGGACATTATTTCTGGAAACAAATGCAAGTATTTGATGTTAGCTACATTGGTTATGCATTAACAACGGGTGAACTTGTAGCATCTGGGCGTTATTTAGATGGTCGAGGAATTACAATCGATGAACTTTCATCTAGAACTCAAGGAAAAGCATATACCTATGCTACTGATAGCCAAGGAAACCGTACTACAGTTTTAAGAGTTTACGAAAATTACCAACCTCTAGCAGAAGCTTGGTACACCGATACAGTTAAAGCGAGAAAACCAACATGGACTGCGGTATATACCTGGGACGAGCCTGCAGAACATCTTTTAATTACCGCAAGTTGTCCACTTTACGACAAGAACGATCGGTTACTTGGTGTCATTGGTGCAGATTTTCTCTTGACCAAAATTAGTAAATTCTTAGCCAGTATAGATATTAGCCCCACTGGAAAAATTTTTATTATCGAACGTAACGGTTTATTAATTGCTAGTTCGAGTCAAGAGAAACCCCTAACGGTTTTACAAGGTAAAGCACAAAGGCTAAACGTTTTGCATAGCCAAGATGCATTGATGCAAGCAATGGCTCAACATATCCATGATGAGTTTGGTGGTTTTGCCCAAATTAAGCGAAGTCAAAAGCTTAACGTTCAGTATAACCATAAACGTCATTTTGTTCATGTAACTCCTTGGTATGACAGTCTTGGACTGGATTGGTTAGTGGTTACTGTTGTGCCTGAGTCTGACTTCATGGCACAGATCAATAGAAATACTCAAATGACGATTGCTCTGTGCTTATTAGCTTTATTAGTCGCCATAATTGTAGGACTGCTAACTTCGCAATGGATTGTGCGACCGATTCAAAAACTAAGCATCGCGAGTAAAGCGATCGCCAGTGGTGACTTAAACCAAAGTGTAAAAATTGAAGGAGTCAAAGAACTTGATGTTTTATCACAGTCATTTAATCGCATGGCATTGCAGATTAAGGAATCTTTGGAACAACTAGAAATAAGAGTTGAGCAACGTACTGCAGAACTTAAAACAGCGAAACAAGCATCTGAGGCGGCTAGTCAAGCCAAAGGTGAGTTTTTAGCTAAAATGAGTCATGAATTGCGGACGCCACTAAATGCAATTCTTGGTTTTACAAAACTGATGCATCTTGATGCATCAATCACCGCTGAACAGAAAGAAAATCTGAAAATTATTGGTCGTAGTGGAGAGCATTTACTAATACTCATTAATGATGTTCTCGATATGTCTAAAATCGAGGCGGGTTGCAGTGTACTGAACAAAAAAAAGTTTGATCTTTACACACTACTTAATAGCCTTGAAGAAATGTTTCAGTTTAAAGCTCAATCGAAAGGCTTGCAGCTAAAAGTTGAACGTACTGGAGAAGTTCCTCAATTTGTCTACTCCGACGAAATTAAACTACGGCAAATTTTAATTAATCTTTTAAGCAATGCAATTAAATTTACACCCGAAGGTTATGTGACTGTGCGCCTGCAAGCGATTGAGGAAACACCAAAAGGTTCTCCGGCATTTAAAACAGTTTACTTTGAGGTAAAAGATACAGGGCTAGGAATAGCGCCACATGAGCTAGCAATTTTGTTTGAACCTTTTGTCCAAACTGAAACTGGGCGCAAATCTGAACAAGGAACAGGGCTAGGTTTAGCGATCGCCAAAAATTTTGTCCAACTCATGGGAGGAGAACTAACTGTTAACAGTCAGTTAGGAAAAGGCAGCAGCTTTCAGTTTAATATTCGCTTAGAACTAGCAGACTCCGCTGAATGGCAACAATCAATAACTCGGCAGGTAATTGGTTTAGCCCTAGGACAGCCAACGTATCGCATTGTGGTTGCTGACGGTCATTTAGCACATCGCCGCATACTCAAGCAAATGTTGACTAATGTGGGTTTTGAGGTGCGCGAAGCCGAAAATGGTCAAGAAGCGATCGCACTGTGCCAAAATTGGGAGCCACACTTGATCTGGATGGATATCCAAATGCCGATTGTTTCAGACTATGAAGCAATTAAACAAATTAAATCACATCCTACTCATCAAGTCATAATTGTTGCTTCAGCTGCTAGCACTTTAGAAGAAGATACGCTCTTAGCTGCAGGTTGCGATGATATTTTGCGTAAGCCTGTTCGAGAACACGCAATCTGGCAAAAATTAGCACAACATCTTGGCGTGCGCTATCGCTACCAAACCCAACGACTGACTAGCCAAGGAGAAGCTACGCTACACAACGTATTAAAAACTGATAGCTTAAACGTGATGTCTCCTGGATGGATCGCAGAGTTACGTCAAGCTGCAGCGAAACTTGACGCTGAAACATTACTACAGTTAATCAATCAAATTCCTAGTGAACATGATTTTCTGGCGCAAGCTTTACAACAGAAAGTAAAAAACTTTGATTTTGACCAGCTTATTGACTTAGCGCAATCCTCGTCATCATTATGA